One window from the genome of Hyphomonas neptunium ATCC 15444 encodes:
- a CDS encoding ABC transporter permease subunit, translating into MAHIDPMLDPTGRVEAVQTAIAGGRSLWDDARARLMRNRAAVVSMWIIGFLVLVAIFGPMVWVHDYRTISDLRTIAPTLENWHIFGTDLQGRDLFARTMIGLRISLLVGVVATAVSLVIGVTWGATAGYLGGRIDNVMMRFVDVLYALPFIFFVILLLTVFERNIVLIFAAIGAIEWLTMSRIVRGQTLAIKGKEFIEAARAAGVSRRGIIFRHILPNVIGPVAVYVTLTIPVVILAESFLSFLGLGVNEPLTSLGVLISDGAKVMEDKPWMLLLPAGIMSVALLCLNFIGDGLRDALDPKER; encoded by the coding sequence ATGGCGCATATCGACCCCATGCTCGATCCCACCGGCCGTGTCGAAGCGGTCCAGACGGCCATCGCCGGGGGCCGCTCCCTGTGGGACGACGCCCGCGCCCGCCTGATGCGCAACCGCGCCGCCGTCGTCTCGATGTGGATCATCGGCTTCCTCGTCCTGGTCGCCATCTTCGGCCCCATGGTCTGGGTGCATGACTACCGCACGATTTCTGATCTGCGCACCATCGCGCCCACCCTCGAAAACTGGCACATCTTCGGCACCGATCTTCAGGGCCGCGATCTCTTCGCGCGCACCATGATCGGCCTGCGTATCTCGCTGCTGGTCGGCGTCGTCGCCACCGCCGTCTCCCTCGTCATCGGCGTCACCTGGGGCGCCACCGCCGGCTATCTCGGCGGGCGCATCGACAATGTCATGATGCGCTTCGTCGATGTGCTCTACGCCCTGCCCTTCATCTTCTTCGTCATCCTGCTGCTCACCGTGTTCGAGCGCAACATCGTGCTGATCTTCGCCGCCATCGGCGCCATCGAATGGCTGACGATGAGCCGCATCGTCCGGGGCCAGACCCTCGCCATCAAGGGCAAGGAATTCATCGAGGCCGCCCGCGCCGCCGGCGTCTCCCGGCGCGGCATCATCTTCCGCCATATCCTGCCCAACGTCATCGGCCCGGTGGCTGTCTATGTCACCCTCACCATCCCGGTCGTGATCCTGGCAGAGAGCTTCCTGTCCTTCCTGGGCCTCGGCGTGAACGAACCGCTCACCTCGCTCGGCGTGCTGATTTCCGACGGCGCCAAGGTGATGGAAGACAAACCCTGGATGCTGCTGCTGCCCGCCGGCATCATGTCGGTCGCGCTCCTCTGCCTGAACTTCATCGGCGACGGCCTGCGCGACGCCCTCGACCCCAAAGAACGCTGA
- a CDS encoding MBL fold metallo-hydrolase — MAIPFVREIEFEYGRVDQVSPLVRRVIANNPGPFTYTGTGVFIVGKGEVAVIDPGPDLAEHFDALKAALAGETVTHVLVTHGHSDHSPLAGPLAEWAGCKTYAREAGIHTAKDELGSADDLRFTPDVKLRDGDVVSGPGWTIEAIFTPGHTANHTCFALREENACFTGDHVMGWSTTVVSPPDGDMSDYMESLEKIRVRGFETLWPTHGEAIRGQEFVNTFITEYAAHRRAREAAIIEQMRRGRTNIPEMVSEMYADVDKRLHPAAAMSVLGHMIDLVRRGVARTPDSAPTTRSVFELA, encoded by the coding sequence ATGGCCATTCCTTTTGTCCGGGAAATTGAGTTCGAATACGGACGGGTTGATCAGGTCTCCCCTCTGGTCCGCCGTGTGATTGCCAACAATCCCGGCCCGTTCACCTATACCGGCACCGGCGTGTTCATTGTCGGCAAGGGCGAAGTGGCCGTGATCGATCCGGGCCCGGATCTTGCTGAACATTTCGACGCGTTGAAGGCGGCGCTGGCGGGTGAAACCGTTACGCATGTTCTGGTCACGCACGGGCATTCGGATCATTCGCCGCTGGCCGGACCTCTGGCGGAGTGGGCGGGCTGCAAAACCTATGCGCGCGAAGCCGGTATCCATACCGCCAAGGACGAACTCGGCAGCGCGGATGACCTGCGCTTTACGCCGGACGTGAAGCTGCGCGACGGGGATGTGGTCTCCGGTCCCGGCTGGACGATCGAGGCGATTTTTACGCCTGGCCACACCGCCAACCATACCTGCTTTGCGCTGCGCGAAGAGAATGCCTGTTTCACCGGTGACCATGTCATGGGCTGGTCCACCACGGTTGTCTCCCCGCCTGACGGGGACATGAGCGACTATATGGAAAGCCTCGAGAAGATCCGTGTGCGCGGATTTGAAACGCTGTGGCCGACCCATGGCGAGGCGATCCGTGGCCAGGAATTCGTGAATACCTTCATCACCGAATACGCCGCCCATCGCCGGGCCCGCGAGGCGGCCATCATCGAGCAGATGCGCCGGGGACGGACGAACATTCCGGAGATGGTTTCCGAAATGTATGCCGATGTCGACAAGCGCCTGCATCCGGCCGCTGCGATGAGCGTGCTGGGCCACATGATTGATCTGGTCCGCCGCGGCGTGGCGCGCACGCCTGACAGCGCGCCGACGACACGGTCGGTGTTCGAACTGGCCTGA
- a CDS encoding TIGR01244 family sulfur transferase, with protein MADIHRVTPDFAVAPQISEADVEEIAAAGFKTIIANRPDGEGGVDQPRMGPIRVKAESLGLTFAALPFSGAPTPEIVERMGHILNEAPQPVLAYCRTGTRSVTAWALVHSGQGAGDDIVEAAAGAGYDLSSLRELL; from the coding sequence ATGGCTGACATCCACCGGGTCACCCCCGATTTCGCCGTCGCGCCGCAAATTTCAGAGGCGGACGTGGAAGAAATTGCCGCTGCCGGTTTCAAGACGATCATCGCCAATCGCCCCGATGGCGAAGGCGGGGTCGACCAGCCGCGCATGGGGCCGATTCGCGTGAAAGCTGAGTCCCTGGGGCTGACTTTCGCCGCGCTGCCGTTTTCCGGCGCGCCAACGCCCGAGATTGTCGAGCGGATGGGGCATATCCTGAATGAGGCGCCCCAGCCGGTTCTGGCCTATTGCCGGACAGGCACCCGCAGTGTGACCGCCTGGGCGCTGGTCCATTCGGGGCAGGGCGCCGGTGACGACATCGTTGAGGCCGCAGCTGGCGCGGGGTATGATCTTTCCAGCCTGCGCGAACTGCTCTGA
- a CDS encoding ABC transporter permease, with translation MTTLQRAFGRIPWGYTLRRLLIAIPTMLAIITVAFLMMRAAPGGPFDGERKLPPATEAAIAAKFGLDKPLHEQYFNYVAGVAQGDFGPSYKTLGKSVNDLISDGLPISMTIGALTMLVALTVGTSLGIFAGLRQNTAADYGVMGFAMFGISVPTFVTGPILILLLSLGAGIFAVGGLGTWPNIGMSWHNMTLPVLTLALPQIAIISRLMRASMIETMRANHIRTARAKGLAERDVIVRHALPSALLPLVSYAGPAMAGVMTGSVVIEKIFGLPGLGSYFVDGALNRDYTLVMGAIIVYAALIIVLNLVADILYAMLDPKVKYD, from the coding sequence GTGACAACGCTTCAGCGCGCTTTTGGACGTATTCCGTGGGGCTATACGCTCCGGCGCCTGCTGATCGCAATCCCTACGATGCTTGCGATCATCACGGTGGCTTTCCTGATGATGCGCGCCGCGCCGGGCGGACCGTTCGACGGCGAGCGCAAACTCCCCCCCGCCACAGAAGCGGCCATCGCGGCAAAATTCGGCCTCGATAAGCCCCTTCACGAGCAATATTTTAACTATGTGGCCGGCGTCGCCCAGGGCGATTTCGGCCCCTCCTACAAGACGCTCGGCAAGAGCGTGAACGACCTGATCTCCGATGGCCTGCCCATCTCGATGACGATCGGCGCCCTCACCATGCTCGTCGCCCTCACGGTCGGCACCTCGCTCGGCATCTTTGCCGGGCTCCGGCAGAATACGGCGGCTGACTACGGCGTCATGGGCTTTGCCATGTTCGGCATTTCGGTGCCCACCTTCGTCACCGGGCCCATCCTCATCCTGCTGCTCTCGCTCGGCGCCGGCATCTTTGCGGTCGGCGGCCTCGGCACCTGGCCCAACATCGGCATGAGTTGGCATAACATGACCCTGCCGGTGCTCACCCTCGCCCTCCCCCAGATCGCCATCATCTCGCGCCTGATGCGCGCCTCGATGATCGAGACGATGCGCGCCAACCACATCCGCACGGCCCGCGCGAAGGGCCTCGCCGAGCGCGACGTGATCGTCCGCCATGCGCTCCCCTCCGCGCTCCTGCCGCTCGTTTCCTATGCCGGCCCGGCGATGGCCGGCGTCATGACCGGCTCGGTCGTCATCGAGAAGATATTCGGTCTGCCGGGCCTTGGCAGCTATTTCGTCGATGGCGCGCTCAACCGGGATTACACGCTCGTGATGGGCGCCATCATTGTCTACGCCGCCCTCATCATCGTGCTCAACCTCGTCGCAGACATCCTTTACGCGATGCTCGACCCCAAAGTGAAATACGACTGA
- a CDS encoding alpha/beta fold hydrolase, giving the protein MRRLAALFLALTALIAAPACATPPLTEPAMTAPATHTFASFDGTPISYQTLGEGPPVLMLHGFSGNAQINWFGPGIAQKIAAAGYTVIAPDLRGHGASPFTAPEAGWPRDAIARDQIALMKHLKQKPYAVVGYSMGSLSALRYHLLSRDGGRLILGGIGDSAADETNTDRNTAFRAALDAAIAGEDTPAAKAMQARAKATGGSLEGYRGALSSRLYTGRDLLETFDLPVLVLTGNEDLDNGSGPKLAEIIPGAEYIELTGTHLTAVGDPALPEAIITFLNAGR; this is encoded by the coding sequence ATGCGCCGCCTCGCCGCCCTTTTCCTGGCCTTGACGGCGCTGATCGCGGCCCCAGCCTGCGCCACGCCGCCCCTGACGGAGCCTGCCATGACCGCGCCAGCCACCCACACCTTCGCCTCCTTTGATGGCACCCCCATCAGCTACCAGACCCTCGGCGAAGGTCCGCCCGTGCTGATGCTCCACGGCTTCAGCGGCAATGCGCAGATCAACTGGTTTGGCCCCGGCATCGCCCAGAAGATTGCCGCCGCCGGCTACACCGTCATCGCGCCCGACCTGCGCGGCCACGGCGCCTCGCCCTTCACCGCCCCGGAGGCCGGCTGGCCCCGCGACGCCATCGCCCGCGACCAGATCGCCCTGATGAAACATCTGAAGCAAAAGCCCTACGCCGTGGTCGGCTATTCGATGGGCTCCCTCAGCGCCCTGCGCTACCATCTCCTCTCCCGCGATGGTGGCCGCCTCATTCTCGGCGGCATCGGGGACTCAGCGGCCGACGAAACCAACACCGACCGCAACACCGCCTTCCGCGCCGCCCTCGACGCAGCCATCGCAGGCGAAGACACCCCCGCCGCCAAAGCGATGCAGGCCCGCGCCAAAGCCACCGGCGGATCGCTGGAAGGCTATCGCGGCGCGCTCTCCTCGCGCCTCTATACCGGCCGCGACCTCCTGGAGACCTTCGACCTCCCCGTCCTCGTCCTCACCGGCAATGAAGACCTCGACAACGGCTCCGGCCCAAAGCTCGCCGAAATCATTCCGGGGGCAGAGTATATCGAACTTACCGGCACCCATCTCACCGCCGTCGGCGACCCCGCCCTCCCCGAAGCGATCATCACCTTCCTGAACGCCGGGCGCTGA
- a CDS encoding peptide ABC transporter substrate-binding protein has protein sequence MKMKSLLAGAASVMMAVTLAACGGGGSSGGEDVPTLRRGISAKVDTLDPHKSSAAWENIVIGDMMIGLTTDNADGKPVPGMAQSWEVDDTGTVWTFKLGDYTWSDGTPVTAEDFVYAFRRIQDPTVASQYASMLWLVKNAEKVNNGDLPPEEMGVRAVDAKTFEITLEYPAPYLPGLLSHYTTFPVPRQAVETFGDAWIQPDNIVVNGPYKLVYWRTGDQLVAEKNPTGFGAAEACFDRVVYFEIENEAAYENKISAGELDINNVFSGPRQSEIEAKFPGWIRTGPGLLTTYWTFNQQRAPFDDVRVRKALSMALDREFMVRNVMTPGFQAAYSFVPPEISNYDVPRPAVSWEDMPREERLVEARRLLEEAGFGPSNPLKFEFTHRSTGDNPKVAPVAQQNWAEIADWVEPVIVRQDTKVLYARLRQNDFQVSDAAWLADYDDPINFLYLLQSTTGQQNYGRYANAEYDALLAQSNAELDLAKRAEIFAKAEALMLEEYPITPMWVQVTQNLVDPTLTGWEDNAKDIHRSRFLCRSGAGAE, from the coding sequence ATGAAAATGAAATCCCTGCTGGCCGGCGCGGCCAGTGTGATGATGGCCGTTACGCTGGCCGCCTGCGGCGGCGGTGGCAGCTCTGGCGGCGAGGATGTTCCGACGCTGCGGCGCGGCATCTCCGCCAAAGTCGACACGCTGGACCCGCACAAATCCTCGGCCGCCTGGGAAAACATTGTCATCGGCGACATGATGATCGGTCTGACGACCGATAATGCCGACGGCAAGCCGGTGCCGGGCATGGCGCAGAGCTGGGAGGTCGATGACACCGGCACGGTGTGGACCTTCAAGCTGGGCGACTACACCTGGTCAGATGGCACGCCGGTCACGGCAGAAGACTTCGTCTACGCCTTCCGCCGCATTCAGGACCCCACAGTTGCCTCGCAATACGCCTCCATGCTCTGGCTGGTGAAGAATGCCGAGAAGGTGAACAATGGCGACCTGCCGCCCGAGGAAATGGGTGTGCGCGCGGTGGACGCGAAAACCTTCGAGATCACGCTGGAATATCCCGCGCCCTACCTGCCGGGGCTTCTGTCCCACTACACCACCTTTCCCGTGCCGCGTCAGGCAGTCGAGACGTTCGGCGACGCCTGGATTCAGCCGGACAATATCGTGGTCAACGGCCCCTACAAACTTGTCTACTGGCGCACCGGCGACCAGCTGGTCGCCGAGAAGAACCCGACCGGGTTTGGCGCCGCAGAAGCCTGCTTTGACCGCGTCGTCTATTTCGAGATCGAGAATGAAGCCGCTTATGAGAACAAGATCTCGGCGGGCGAGCTGGACATCAACAATGTATTCTCCGGCCCGCGCCAGAGCGAGATCGAAGCCAAGTTTCCCGGCTGGATACGCACCGGGCCCGGTCTTCTGACCACGTACTGGACGTTCAACCAGCAGCGCGCGCCGTTTGATGATGTGCGGGTGCGCAAGGCGCTCTCGATGGCGCTCGACCGCGAATTCATGGTGCGCAATGTGATGACGCCGGGTTTCCAGGCGGCTTATTCCTTCGTGCCGCCGGAGATCAGCAATTATGACGTGCCGCGCCCGGCCGTCTCGTGGGAGGACATGCCGCGGGAGGAGCGCCTGGTAGAGGCGCGGCGCCTGCTGGAAGAAGCCGGTTTTGGCCCGTCCAATCCGCTGAAGTTTGAGTTCACTCACCGCTCGACCGGCGACAATCCGAAGGTTGCCCCCGTGGCCCAGCAGAACTGGGCGGAGATTGCCGATTGGGTGGAGCCGGTCATCGTGCGCCAGGACACCAAGGTGCTGTATGCGCGCCTGCGCCAGAACGACTTCCAGGTGTCGGATGCGGCCTGGCTCGCCGACTATGACGATCCGATCAACTTCCTCTACCTGCTGCAATCGACCACGGGCCAGCAGAACTATGGCCGCTATGCCAATGCCGAGTATGACGCGCTGCTTGCCCAGTCGAATGCTGAGCTTGATCTGGCCAAGCGTGCGGAAATCTTTGCCAAGGCCGAGGCGCTGATGCTCGAAGAGTATCCGATCACGCCGATGTGGGTGCAGGTTACGCAGAACCTTGTCGATCCCACGCTCACGGGCTGGGAGGATAATGCCAAGGATATCCACCGCTCGCGCTTTCTCTGCCGCAGCGGGGCAGGGGCCGAATAA
- a CDS encoding TonB-dependent receptor domain-containing protein gives MSETNLKTRLLMSSMIAGAMFVASAAIPAMAQEDDTVVTTDAAPEDAESRQQRITVTGSRILQPNLTTTSPVSSVTSEDFKLQGATRVEDLVVQLPQAFAAQNSTVSNGASGTATVSLRNLGSTRTLVLIDGKRLPYGSPNDPAADLNLIPSQMVERVDVLTGGASAVYGSDAIAGVVNFIMKKDFEGVQVDAQYGFFNHENDYDTNGNLRDSLEAFSQTNPSQFQIPEDNISTGWSKEVTGMIGASTDDGRGNFTGYIGFRDNDSILQKDYDYSACSIGGITAGNFTCGGSGTSFPGRFTDFASFNYTIDAATGDFRDFTAADNYNFGPVNFFQRPDERYSAGFFAEYEVNPFVNVYSNFMFMDYKSNAQIAPSGNFFSTQGISCDNPLLSATQRSQLCEVDLVPDLVDDPETDEDEVADFLALNPLGGQDFIDATLGVQNALTGGAPRLNADGTVSLTAFDGVSPAYIGRRNVEGGGRQDTLGYQTFRGVIGMNGDLYNAPGFTYDISAQYSKVNLTRAYRNEFSTVRLGRALDVVTDPDTGLPVCASVLDGTDANCVPWNIFAIDGVTPEALNYLQVPLLQNGTTEQSVVTASLTGDLTEYGFKLPTADRGLQVAGGVEYRRDAISQQVDVSFATGDGAGQGGPTLPLSGSIDSYDLFTEFQLPLVEGRPGIELLAIDGAFRYSDYSTGVSAESWKVGGEYAPTSDLRVRGSFQNAVRAPNVIDLFQSQGFNLFDLDDDPCDFTDPAEDGTGGAACLGTNPWQVNSVQANNGSLTSPAGQYNFLQGGDPGLEPEQAETFTVGFVATPSFLPGLNLSVDYYDIKITEAISQVGASVTMQLCYVYDDADACSLIQRNQNGQIWVGEGNVVDLNKNIGGISTSGFDIAGNYAFDIGSLGGLNLSYNGTLLDSFTVDPAGNVVFEYDCVGKYGNDCGTPTPEYRHRTRLSWATPMEGLGVNATWRHIGAVDLDTGATGRPDSTLDATNYFDLSGTFAAADWAALRFGVNNVLDQDPPLSASVGTTGNGNTYPQTYDAMGRYVFVGVTLDF, from the coding sequence ATGAGTGAAACTAACCTCAAGACACGTCTTTTGATGTCGTCGATGATTGCTGGTGCGATGTTCGTTGCTTCGGCTGCGATCCCCGCCATGGCACAGGAAGATGATACTGTTGTGACAACGGATGCGGCTCCGGAAGATGCCGAATCCCGCCAGCAGCGCATCACGGTGACAGGCTCGCGCATTCTGCAGCCGAACCTCACCACCACCAGCCCGGTTTCGTCGGTTACTTCGGAAGACTTCAAGCTTCAGGGCGCAACGCGCGTTGAAGACCTCGTTGTCCAGCTGCCGCAAGCTTTTGCGGCTCAGAACTCGACCGTTTCGAACGGCGCTTCGGGTACGGCTACTGTTTCGCTGCGTAACCTCGGCTCGACCCGTACTCTGGTCCTGATCGACGGCAAGCGCCTGCCTTACGGCTCGCCGAACGATCCGGCTGCCGACCTTAACCTCATCCCGAGCCAGATGGTTGAGCGCGTTGACGTTCTGACCGGCGGCGCTTCGGCTGTTTACGGTTCTGACGCTATTGCCGGCGTTGTGAACTTCATCATGAAGAAAGACTTCGAAGGCGTTCAGGTTGACGCTCAGTATGGCTTCTTCAACCATGAGAACGACTACGACACGAACGGCAACCTGCGTGACAGCCTCGAGGCCTTCTCGCAAACCAACCCTTCCCAGTTCCAGATCCCGGAAGACAACATCTCGACCGGCTGGTCGAAAGAAGTCACCGGCATGATCGGTGCGTCGACCGACGATGGCCGCGGTAACTTCACCGGCTATATCGGTTTCCGCGACAACGATTCCATCCTGCAGAAAGACTATGACTATTCTGCTTGTTCGATCGGCGGCATCACGGCTGGCAACTTCACCTGCGGTGGTTCGGGCACGTCCTTCCCGGGCCGTTTCACCGACTTCGCCAGCTTCAACTACACGATCGATGCTGCGACCGGCGATTTCCGCGACTTCACCGCGGCCGACAACTACAACTTCGGTCCTGTGAACTTCTTCCAGCGTCCTGACGAGCGTTACTCGGCTGGCTTCTTCGCTGAGTACGAAGTCAACCCGTTCGTGAACGTGTATTCGAACTTTATGTTCATGGACTACAAGTCCAACGCACAGATCGCTCCGTCGGGTAACTTCTTCTCGACCCAGGGCATCAGCTGTGACAACCCGCTCCTGAGCGCCACGCAGCGTTCGCAGCTTTGCGAAGTCGACCTGGTTCCGGATCTCGTTGATGATCCTGAAACGGACGAAGATGAAGTCGCAGACTTCCTGGCGCTCAACCCGCTTGGTGGCCAAGACTTCATCGACGCAACGCTCGGCGTTCAGAACGCTCTGACGGGCGGCGCTCCGCGCCTCAACGCAGACGGCACTGTTTCGCTCACCGCATTTGATGGCGTCTCGCCGGCCTATATCGGCCGCCGGAACGTTGAAGGTGGCGGTCGCCAGGATACCCTCGGCTACCAGACCTTCCGCGGCGTGATCGGCATGAACGGCGATCTCTACAACGCACCGGGCTTCACCTACGACATCTCCGCCCAGTACTCGAAGGTCAACCTGACCCGCGCGTACCGGAACGAGTTCTCGACGGTTCGTCTGGGCCGCGCTCTGGACGTCGTCACCGACCCTGACACCGGCCTCCCGGTTTGTGCCAGCGTGCTGGACGGCACCGATGCGAACTGTGTTCCTTGGAACATCTTCGCGATCGACGGCGTGACACCGGAAGCTCTGAACTACCTGCAGGTTCCGCTGCTTCAGAACGGCACCACGGAGCAGTCCGTCGTGACCGCGTCTCTGACGGGCGACCTGACGGAGTACGGCTTCAAACTGCCAACAGCTGATCGTGGTCTTCAAGTTGCCGGTGGTGTTGAATACCGCCGCGATGCGATCTCCCAGCAAGTTGACGTCAGCTTCGCAACCGGCGACGGCGCTGGCCAGGGTGGCCCGACTCTGCCGCTCTCCGGCTCCATCGACAGCTATGACCTGTTCACCGAATTCCAGCTTCCGCTGGTTGAAGGCCGTCCAGGCATCGAGCTTCTGGCAATCGACGGCGCGTTCCGTTACTCCGACTACTCGACCGGCGTCAGCGCCGAATCGTGGAAAGTCGGCGGTGAATACGCACCGACCTCTGACCTTCGTGTCCGCGGTAGCTTCCAGAACGCTGTCCGCGCACCAAACGTCATCGACCTCTTCCAGTCGCAGGGCTTCAACCTGTTCGACCTGGACGATGATCCATGCGACTTCACTGACCCAGCAGAAGACGGCACCGGTGGTGCAGCTTGCCTTGGTACGAACCCCTGGCAGGTCAACTCGGTCCAGGCGAACAACGGGTCTCTGACCTCGCCAGCTGGCCAGTACAACTTCCTGCAGGGCGGCGATCCTGGCCTCGAGCCAGAACAAGCTGAAACCTTCACGGTTGGCTTTGTTGCAACGCCGTCCTTCCTGCCGGGCCTCAACCTCTCGGTCGACTATTACGACATCAAGATCACCGAAGCGATCTCGCAGGTTGGCGCCAGCGTCACCATGCAGCTCTGCTACGTGTATGACGATGCCGATGCTTGCAGCCTGATCCAGCGTAACCAAAACGGCCAGATCTGGGTTGGTGAGGGCAACGTTGTTGACCTCAACAAAAACATCGGTGGTATCTCGACCTCCGGCTTCGACATCGCAGGTAACTATGCCTTCGATATCGGTTCGCTCGGCGGCCTGAACCTGTCGTACAACGGTACCCTCCTCGACAGCTTCACTGTCGACCCGGCTGGTAACGTCGTGTTCGAATACGACTGCGTTGGCAAATACGGTAACGACTGCGGTACGCCGACCCCGGAATACCGTCACCGTACCCGCCTTTCCTGGGCAACCCCGATGGAAGGCCTCGGCGTAAACGCCACCTGGCGCCACATCGGTGCTGTGGACCTCGACACCGGTGCAACCGGCCGTCCGGACTCCACGCTCGACGCAACAAACTACTTCGACCTGTCGGGTACGTTTGCTGCAGCAGACTGGGCCGCGCTCCGCTTCGGTGTGAACAACGTTCTGGACCAGGACCCGCCGCTGTCGGCTTCGGTTGGCACCACGGGTAACGGCAACACCTATCCGCAGACTTATGATGCGATGGGCCGTTACGTGTTCGTTGGCGTGACGCTCGACTTCTAA
- a CDS encoding class I SAM-dependent methyltransferase, with protein MSLKTETRLLIADDWEDYALLDSGHLQKLERFGSQTVIRPDPQAFWEPARPIQSWKADARFATKAQDEDGAGQWELLSPRAVESWPMRWNGLTFTARRTAFRHMGVFQEHSVHWRFAQDQIRAAKRPLKVLNLFGYTGMMSLVCAAAGAEVVHLDASPKSNGYGKDNQTLSGLDDRTIRWIADDAMKFVAREIRRGSKYDGIVLDPPKFGRGPKNETWRFEESLPELLDGVRDLLSDQPQFVITTAYAVRLSYLAVAQALGDRLSPYGGVMEMGEMALPQQGSDRLLPTALYARWRAG; from the coding sequence ATGAGCCTGAAAACCGAAACCCGCCTGCTGATTGCCGACGACTGGGAAGATTACGCCCTGCTCGACTCCGGCCACCTGCAGAAGCTCGAACGCTTCGGCAGCCAGACCGTCATCCGCCCCGATCCGCAGGCCTTCTGGGAACCGGCCCGCCCCATCCAGAGCTGGAAGGCCGACGCCCGCTTTGCCACCAAGGCGCAGGACGAGGACGGCGCCGGCCAGTGGGAGCTGCTCTCCCCCCGCGCCGTCGAAAGCTGGCCGATGCGCTGGAACGGCCTCACCTTCACCGCGCGGCGCACCGCCTTCCGCCATATGGGCGTCTTCCAGGAACACTCCGTGCACTGGCGATTTGCGCAGGACCAGATCCGCGCTGCAAAGCGCCCCCTCAAAGTGCTCAACCTCTTTGGCTATACCGGCATGATGTCGCTCGTCTGCGCAGCGGCCGGCGCCGAGGTCGTCCACCTCGACGCCAGTCCGAAATCCAACGGATACGGCAAGGACAACCAGACCCTCTCCGGCCTCGATGACCGCACCATCCGCTGGATTGCCGACGACGCGATGAAATTTGTCGCCCGCGAAATCCGCCGGGGCAGCAAGTATGACGGCATCGTGCTCGACCCGCCGAAGTTTGGCCGCGGCCCGAAAAACGAAACCTGGCGCTTTGAAGAGAGCCTGCCTGAACTGCTCGACGGGGTGCGCGACCTGCTCAGCGACCAGCCGCAATTCGTCATCACCACCGCTTACGCGGTGCGCCTCTCCTATCTCGCCGTGGCCCAGGCGCTGGGCGACCGGCTCAGCCCCTATGGCGGCGTGATGGAGATGGGCGAGATGGCCCTGCCCCAACAGGGCTCAGACCGCCTGCTGCCCACGGCGCTTTACGCCCGCTGGCGCGCGGGCTGA
- a CDS encoding TrmH family RNA methyltransferase has product MKQPLELITSPSNPLIKALKSLERKKERAETGLFLAEGARIVSEGLARGWQPETVIIAADMAERPQISDLARAAAKAGARVVMAPERLMTKITQKDNAQSVVAAFRQRHLGVESLPKPAGTPLYIALYEVRDPGNLGTILRTADCAGVSGVILIGTCCDPYSFEAVRASMGSVFDVPFAHTDFDAFNTWRKGEGMSLTAASVNGTVRHDGADFTGGSIILMGNEQAGLPDWVEAACDTLSLIPMRGGADSLNLAQASALMIYEAWRQRGYA; this is encoded by the coding sequence ATGAAACAGCCCTTAGAACTGATTACCAGCCCCTCCAATCCGCTGATCAAGGCCCTGAAAAGCCTCGAGCGCAAGAAGGAGCGCGCCGAAACCGGCCTGTTCCTCGCAGAAGGCGCACGGATCGTCAGCGAAGGCCTGGCGCGTGGCTGGCAGCCCGAAACCGTCATTATTGCCGCCGATATGGCAGAACGGCCACAGATCAGTGACTTGGCCAGAGCCGCTGCAAAGGCGGGCGCGCGCGTTGTGATGGCGCCCGAGCGCCTGATGACCAAGATCACCCAGAAGGACAACGCGCAGAGCGTGGTCGCCGCCTTCCGCCAGCGCCACCTCGGTGTTGAAAGCCTACCCAAACCGGCGGGCACGCCGCTCTACATCGCCCTCTATGAAGTGCGCGATCCCGGCAATCTGGGCACCATCCTGCGCACCGCCGACTGCGCCGGGGTGAGCGGCGTCATCCTCATCGGAACCTGCTGTGATCCCTACAGTTTTGAGGCCGTGCGGGCGTCGATGGGATCGGTGTTTGATGTGCCTTTTGCCCATACTGATTTTGACGCCTTCAATACCTGGCGCAAAGGCGAAGGCATGAGCCTCACAGCTGCCTCCGTAAACGGGACTGTGCGCCATGACGGGGCTGATTTCACCGGCGGATCGATCATCCTGATGGGTAATGAGCAGGCGGGCCTGCCCGACTGGGTGGAGGCGGCCTGCGACACCCTCTCCCTCATTCCCATGCGCGGAGGCGCCGACAGCCTCAACCTCGCCCAGGCCAGCGCCCTGATGATCTATGAGGCCTGGCGCCAGCGGGGGTATGCATGA